The Anaerolineae bacterium genomic interval TCAATTCGGGAAGGATTAGCCACTCCAATCGAGGAATGCACCCAGGAACTTGACTGGTAATGTGGCGAGTGGTTTTCACAAAACAAGCTCAAAAAGATGCCAAAAAGCTATCTGCTGCTGGTCTGCGTCCGAAAGCCGAGGAGCTAATTGAAATCCTGCGTGAGAATCCTTACACGACGCCTCCACCATTTGAAAAGCTATTAGGTAATTTATCCGGGGCCTTTTCGCGGCGAATAAATATTCAACATCGGCTGGTCTATCAGATTCTTGATGACGAAAAAGTGGTTAAAGTCATTAGGATGTGGACTCATTATGAATGATCAGGCATAATTGAGTAAGGGGGAGCCGTGACATCCATGCAAGGCTTGCAGGAAATCCGGAAAAAATCCGACACTAAAATTAGAATCTAACAGGGAAACATGGAAATTAAAGACCTTTCAAATGAACAGTTGGCCGGGCAACGCCTGATGGTCGGCTTTGACGGAACCGGACTAAATGACGACCTTAAGTTTTTGATCAATACAATAAAGGTTGGAGGGATAATTCTTTTTGCCAGGAATCTATCTTCTCCGGAACAAATCAAAGACCTGTGCTTATCCGCGCAGGAATATGCATTAAAATGCGGGCAACCCGCGCTATTTATATCCGTTGACCAGGAAGGCGGACAGGTGTCCAGGCTGAAACCCCCTTTTACTCAGTTCCCAGGCAATCCACAAATGAAAGGGGAGGAAGATGCCGTCAACTTTGCACAGGTTACGGCAAAAGAGCTTAAAGGGGTTGGAATAAACATGAACATGGCCCCTGTTCTGGATGTGGCTCAAAAAGGGATAAACAGTATAATGGCAGGCAGGGCTTTTGGCAGTGATCCTGCCTGGATATCAAAGCTGGGCATTAAAATAATAGAAACTTTGCAGCAAAATAAAATTATGGCTGTTGCAAAACACTTCCCTGGGATAGGACGCACTACCCTGGATTCGCATCTTGACATGCCGACTTTAAAAACAGATTTAATTTCCATGGAATCTGTTGATCTTTTGCCGTTTAAGGCCGCCATAAAGCATGAGGTGGCAGGCATTATGCTGTCGCATATACTTTACAAACAAATCGATCCTGACTGGCCTGCGAGTTTATCCTACCGTATCGCCGTCGATATTTTGCGAAAACAGATGGGGTTTAACGGAATTGTTATTACAGACGATCTGGACATGGGGGCAATAAAAGAGCGTTTTGACATTAAAACAATAATCAGGCGGATTCTGGAGGCTGATATAGATATTGCCCTTATATGTCATAAAGGTCCGAATATTGAGATCGCATTTAATGAAATATTAAATGGGCTTAAATTTTCTAATCAACTAATGGAAAAAGGCAGGGAATCTGTCAGAAACATATTGAATCTTAAAAGAAAATATCTTAATTAAAGCTCTCCGCAACCCGCTGAAGCGGGACAAGGCCGGCACTCGCTTTTGCGGTTCAAATTACATTTTAGGAGGTTTTGCTAATGCGGGCTATCATAACCGGAGTCGGACATTTTGTTCCAACTCAAAAACTAACAAATAAAGATTTAGAAAAGATGGTGGAAACAAATGATGAGTGGATTATATCGCGTACAGGGATAAAGGAAAGAAGGGTTCTGGGAAAAGATAAGGGAACCTCCTATATGGCTGTAAGAGCCGCGAAAAAAGTGCTTGAGCAGACAAACACTGCGGCCGATGAACTTGATTTAATCATTGTCGCGACATCAACTCCGGATATGCTTATGCCCCCGACAGCGGCATTTGTTCAAAGCAAACTCAATGCCTCTAAATGCTGGGGATTTGACATCAACGCTGCCTGCTCAGGGTTTATTTACGCTTTAGCAACCGCTTCAAAATTTATTGAAACCGGAACGCACAAAAAGGTTATGGTAATCGGGGCGGATAAAATGAGCTCCATCGTTAATTATGAAGACAGAAACACCTGTATTCTATTCGGAGATGGCGGCGGAGCTGTTCTGCTGGAAGCATCGGATGAGGATGATCTCGGAGTAGAGGATTTTATTTTCCATATGGACGGTTCAGGCATAAAATACCTTAATATGCCGGCCGGTGGCAGTTTAATGCCGGCCTCTCATGAAACTGTGGACAATAAAAAGCATTGCGTTTGTCAGGAGGGTAAAAAAATCTTTAAGTATGCTGTAACCGAAATGGCGGATATTTCTCTGAAAATTATGAAAAAAAACAACCTCAAAAACAAAGATATCAAACTGTTTATTCCGCATCAGGCCAACCGCAGAATAATCGATGCTGTATCAAGAAAAATAGGGCTTGGTGATGATCAGGTAGTAATCAACATTGAAAAATACGGCAATACAACAGCAGGCACAATACCGATTGCCATGTCGGAAGCCTACAAAAAAAGGATGATGAGCAAAGGCGACTGGATAATTATTTCAACATTCGGCGCTGGTTTTACATCAGGAAGCTTGCTGCTTAAATGGGCTATTGATTAAAAGTTCAGGCAAGCAAAAAACTGTTTGCAACACCTATTTCATGAAAAGCGAAGAAAGATTCCCCGGCGATCTGTTTTTCCATGCGCCTCGGTGAAAGGCATCACTGGCAAGGAGCGGAAGTGTAAGGGTTGCCTCACCAAAGACCATTTGTTCAAACGTCCGGTCTACCTTGCCCCACGAACATGCCTCTTTCAACGTGGACCCTGACAAACCGCCGTCCCG includes:
- a CDS encoding Txe/YoeB family addiction module toxin, with the protein product MWRVVFTKQAQKDAKKLSAAGLRPKAEELIEILRENPYTTPPPFEKLLGNLSGAFSRRINIQHRLVYQILDDEKVVKVIRMWTHYE
- the nagZ gene encoding beta-N-acetylhexosaminidase; its protein translation is MEIKDLSNEQLAGQRLMVGFDGTGLNDDLKFLINTIKVGGIILFARNLSSPEQIKDLCLSAQEYALKCGQPALFISVDQEGGQVSRLKPPFTQFPGNPQMKGEEDAVNFAQVTAKELKGVGINMNMAPVLDVAQKGINSIMAGRAFGSDPAWISKLGIKIIETLQQNKIMAVAKHFPGIGRTTLDSHLDMPTLKTDLISMESVDLLPFKAAIKHEVAGIMLSHILYKQIDPDWPASLSYRIAVDILRKQMGFNGIVITDDLDMGAIKERFDIKTIIRRILEADIDIALICHKGPNIEIAFNEILNGLKFSNQLMEKGRESVRNILNLKRKYLN
- a CDS encoding beta-ketoacyl-ACP synthase III, which encodes MRAIITGVGHFVPTQKLTNKDLEKMVETNDEWIISRTGIKERRVLGKDKGTSYMAVRAAKKVLEQTNTAADELDLIIVATSTPDMLMPPTAAFVQSKLNASKCWGFDINAACSGFIYALATASKFIETGTHKKVMVIGADKMSSIVNYEDRNTCILFGDGGGAVLLEASDEDDLGVEDFIFHMDGSGIKYLNMPAGGSLMPASHETVDNKKHCVCQEGKKIFKYAVTEMADISLKIMKKNNLKNKDIKLFIPHQANRRIIDAVSRKIGLGDDQVVINIEKYGNTTAGTIPIAMSEAYKKRMMSKGDWIIISTFGAGFTSGSLLLKWAID